The genomic region GAAGTACGGCGAGAGGTAGCCGCGGTCGAACTGCATGCCCTCGACGACGTCGAGCGACGTCTCGAGCGTCTTGGCCTCTTCGACGGTGATGACGCCGTCCTTGCCGACCTTCTCCATCGCTTCCGCGATGATCTTGCCGATGGTCGTGTCGCTGTTGGCCGAGATGGTGCCGACCTGGGCGATGGCGTTGCCGCTCACCGGCTTGGAGAAGGTCTTGAGCTGCTCGATCACGACCTCGACGGCCTTGTCGATACCGCGCTTGACTTCCATCGGGTTGGCGCCGGCCACGACGTTCTTGGCGCCTTCGCGATAGATGGCCTGCGCGAGCACGGTGGCGGTCGTGGTGCCGTCACCGGCGATGTCGCTGGTCTTGCTCGCGACCTCACGCACCATCTGCGCGCCCATGTTCTCGAGCGGATCCTTCAGCTCGATCTCCTTGGCGACGGTGACGCCGTCCTTGGTGATCGTGGGCGATCCGAACTTCTTGTCGAGGACGACGTTGCGGCCCTTGGGCCCGAGCGTCACCTTCACCGCGTCGGCGAGGTGGTTCACGCCGCGCAGGATGGCCTGACGCGATTCCGCACCATAGACGATTTGCTTGGCCATGTCGTTGATTCCCCCTTACGCCATCACCGCGAGGACTTCGTCCTCACGCATGATCAGGTACTCCTTGCCGTCGACCTTGATCTCCTGGCCCGAGTACTTGCCGAAGAGGATCGTGTCGCCTTCCTTCACGTCGAGGGGCGCCACCTTGCCGTCGTCCTTGATCTTGCCCTTGCCGACCGCAACGACCTTGCCCTGTTGCGGCTTTTCCTTGGCAGAGTCGGGGATGATGATCCCGTTGACCTGCTGCTCCCCTTCTTCGATACGTTCGACGATGAGCCGATCGTGGAGAGGTCGGAGGTTCATGGTGTGCACTCCAGTCCGGATTGAGAGATGAGGGCGGGCGTTCGGTGCCCGCCGGAAACGATGCCACTGCGTCACGGCGACTTGGCAGTCGACGTCGACGACTGCCAAGTATACAGCGTCGGTTTTGGCAGTCAAGCCCCACGAGTGCCAGCGCCCTCCGGGGCGACGGAACGCAGGGGCCGGGCTCGGAGCGCTGGCCCAATCGGTGCAGGGGCAGAGGCCTGTAGGGGCGACCCTTGTGGTCGCCCGCACCGTCGACCTATTTCAGCTTGTATTCCGTGATCTTCCGCGTGAGGGTGTTGCGGTGGAGGCCCGTGAGCTCGGCACAGCGGGTGATGCTGCCCTGACTGCGTTCGAGGGCGCGGGCGAGGAAGCGGCGTTCGAACTCGCACGCGGCGTCGGCGTAGCGGATGCCGTTGTCGACCATCTCGGTCACGAGGCGTTCGATCTGGCGATGCATCTCCACAGGCGGCGCGCTCAGGCCAGGTCGGTGCCCGTCAGGCGGCGGAAGGCGTCGAGGTACTTGTCGCGCGTGCGCGCCACGACATCGTCTGGCAGCGACGGCACGGGCGGTTGCTTGTCCCACGCGATG from Acidobacteriota bacterium harbors:
- the groEL gene encoding chaperonin GroEL (60 kDa chaperone family; promotes refolding of misfolded polypeptides especially under stressful conditions; forms two stacked rings of heptamers to form a barrel-shaped 14mer; ends can be capped by GroES; misfolded proteins enter the barrel where they are refolded when GroES binds; many bacteria have multiple copies of the groEL gene which are active under different environmental conditions; the B.japonicum protein in this cluster is expressed constitutively; in Rhodobacter, Corynebacterium and Rhizobium this protein is essential for growth) codes for the protein MAKQIVYGAESRQAILRGVNHLADAVKVTLGPKGRNVVLDKKFGSPTITKDGVTVAKEIELKDPLENMGAQMVREVASKTSDIAGDGTTTATVLAQAIYREGAKNVVAGANPMEVKRGIDKAVEVVIEQLKTFSKPVSGNAIAQVGTISANSDTTIGKIIAEAMEKVGKDGVITVEEAKTLETSLDVVEGMQFDRGYLSPYF
- a CDS encoding histidine kinase encodes the protein MHRQIERLVTEMVDNGIRYADAACEFERRFLARALERSQGSITRCAELTGLHRNTLTRKITEYKLK
- the groES gene encoding co-chaperone GroES, with amino-acid sequence MNLRPLHDRLIVERIEEGEQQVNGIIIPDSAKEKPQQGKVVAVGKGKIKDDGKVAPLDVKEGDTILFGKYSGQEIKVDGKEYLIMREDEVLAVMA